In a genomic window of Zea mays cultivar B73 unplaced genomic scaffold, Zm-B73-REFERENCE-NAM-5.0 scaffold_518, whole genome shotgun sequence:
- the LOC118475627 gene encoding 30S ribosomal protein S7, chloroplastic — MSRRGTAEKRTAKSDPIFRNRLVNMVVNRIMKDGKKSLAYQILYRAVKKIQQKTETNPLLVLRQAIRRVTPNIGVKTRRNKKGSTRKVPIEIGSKQGRALAIRWLLEASQKRPGRNMAFKLSSELVDAAKGSGGAIRKKEATHRMAEANRALAHFR; from the coding sequence ATGTCACGTCGAGGTACTGCAGAAAAAAGAACCGCAAAATCCGATCCAATTTTTCGTAATCGATTAGTTAACATGGTGGTTAACCGTATTATGAAAGACGGAAAAAAATCATTGGCTTATCAAATTCTCTATCGAGCCGTGAAAAAGATTCAACAAAAGACAGAAACAAATCCACTATTGGTTTTACGTCAAGCAATACGTAGAGTAACTCCCAATATAGGAGTAAAAACAAGACGTAATAAAAAAGGATCGACGCGGAAAGTTCCGATTGAAATAGGATCTAAACAAGGAAGAGCACTTGCCATTCGTTGGTTATTAGAAGCATCCCAAAAGCGTCCGGGTCGAAATATGGCTTTCAAATTAAGTTCCGAATTAGTAGATGCTGCCAAAGGGAGTGGGGGTGCCATACGCAAAAAGGAAGCGACTCATAGAATGGCAGAGGCAAATAGAGCTCTTGCACATTTTCGTTAA